The Alnus glutinosa chromosome 1, dhAlnGlut1.1, whole genome shotgun sequence region CCCTATCCATACAAAACAAACTCCGTATGACGACAACATCGAAGTTCACTGCCTATAATCTAACATCTTGCAGCCGATGGAATCATGGAAATTTATTGGTGAGTTTATATAAATTTTGCTTCCTTGTTCTCTCATGAACTGCAAAAAGTTCGTTGACGCCAAAAGcagagagttcttcttcttAAGGAATACCGGCCTAGCTGTTGGCTGTTGACGTCAAGCATCATTGAATTTTACCCAATATTCTTGCATATAGAGCAATTGCTATTAAGGCATCTATTCGGATACCCCATGGCGATTTAATCCAAAGCATCTTCCGCTAGTTGGCAGGCCATAAATAAGCTAGATGCGACATCAATTAACGACAACCAATAAATATCTGCCAAAACGAAACCATATGAACGTCTTTCTTCTCGATCCAGAGGTGAGAGGGCGTACTGTCTATGCCTGTATCTCCCCCATTTCCGTTTTTCTCAGACTCATCTTGGCTTGCCAGCACAGGCACTTCGTCGCCGATGTCGGTCTCGCCACCGCCATGGGTGCTTTAGACAGGACTCTCGCTCTACATGGATTGGTTGGGTTGGTGAAGTTAAGATGAAAGGTGGCTTTGTGGTAATTTACATAGAAAATGAAGATGATATTATGTCATTTTTACTATTCATGACgtgataaaaatattttttataaggtttttaacatgtactttttttttaaaaaaattatattttatatttaagaatcatataaaaatatgattttttatttttatttaaataaaaatatgatttttttttttttttttttcccactatTACGGTATTACCTAACTTGATTTCCTTGAAAAATCACGAAAAGTCAgaaatcatataaaaataagaagTATGGCCCTTGTAACATTGACTTTGTTTTTTCGAAgcagacattttttttttttcaaagacgCGTGAAGGTTTATTGGTAGTTTCACactaaatacaaatataatcTTGAGCTGGTTCAATCAAGCACAAAATTATTGACTATCCGAATTCCTGTTTCTTCTCGTTGCTGGCCGGACAAATGGAGCGTTCATGGGTGTGATCCAAGCACAAAATCGGTATATACATATCACGTCAATAAGAAACCAGAAAGtagaggatatatatatacacacggaTGTAGATTGTGGTTTAGAGTATGCGTATATGTGGAGAAAAGAGAGACCCAAAAAACCAAATAGAATAAAGCAATAAAAGAGGGGAGGAGGAGGCAAACCAGAAGGTTTATGGATTAGTTTATAATAAAAAAGctttatttatagagcttaCACATAATTTGAATCCAACATAATCTTAATCAAATCCGTTAATTTAGAGTGATTCAAACTCATAAAATACCTAAATTTACGATAATCTAATTTTCATTTAAGTTATTATCACAATCTTCGTCAAATTCCTAACTTCGTGATAATTCAAATATTATACTCTAACAGGTGTAACCATAAACCAATTAATGACAAGAGTCAGAAAGGGCATAGACTATGGATCAGCGGTTGGTTTAATGCAGCTGTCAAGGAGCCCAATTCTTTCCTGTCTGCGTCCAATTTAATTTCAAACTAGACATTTTCGTAAGAGTTAGGCCATGTGTCCTTTTCAGTGACAATAAACATATATTGTATATTCTAAGCATAGGAGAAGATTAAATAGCTTTCTTAATTAACATAATGAAATTTAAATCCTACATACCATTTTGAAAGGAACTGAAGGAGGCCTTCTTGATCATGATTTGAAGGTCACTGTCTCCATTTCAACCAGCTCGATCGGTTACAGCCGATCGAAGGGTTCACATCTTCAGCCACCTCACTATCTGCATTAATTCTACAACTtgttatgattaaaaaaaataaaaaataaaaaacaaaacggAAAACCGATATATACCAATTGTCTTAAAAGTctaagttgataaaaaaaaaatataaatttaaatcatttatttaataCTTTAATCAAACAATTGAAGCTcaatatgtaaaataaatatttaatttgaaatgagAAGTAAATTATAaagtcaatttttattttttgggaaaaaatcatatttagttcttaggtttttatcttatttgaatttagttcttgaatttctaatttcaagaatatggtcCTCAAGTTTTGcacaaattttacttttttcctgATTACGATTAATAGTTTGTCATATTTTATGTTTATCTCAATTGACACATCAACATCCATATCAACACCTAATATCAATGTCACATTATTAAGTGCCAAGTcataaatagaagaagaaaaaaaaaaaaaaaaaaaagaaagaaaaagaagaagaagaagaagaagaaggagaagactcaactctaaaaacaaaaaaccctctTTTTCGCCATCTTAATCTTCTAGATTTGTAACATTAGATGGAAAACCGTTAAATTTGATGATAAcatggacattgacattgtattgGGTGTTAACATGAACCCTAGAGTATCAAATGAAACATATGTGACAAATGAAAAATCTTTAACTTTGACATTAAATTAATAGAGGGATCAATTTGAAATTTGGGCAACACTTAAggaccttattttttaaattaaaaacctaagggctaaatccaaatcagatgaaaacttagggattaaatatgattttttactgtttttttttcgtaaatatttttcaagtttGAGCTTCTCTTTCTTGTACATTCTTTCTTCTCTTAGTTCATTATGCTCTGCCATTGGAGGTTGCCATCTGCCTCCATCTACCGCCACTGAAGGTCACCAACCATCATCGTGGTTGTCATTGCTAGTTTTCCATACGAACCAAATGCCGAAAAATTATATACAATTCTATACCAACTCATGCTGTCTTCTACTTAATATTTTGCCAATTGATGCATGAACCATGCCTTACTTCATAAATAGGAAAATTTATGAGATTCTAACTTAATTTTGCAAAAAGCTATGCATGTAATATCTTTATTAACTAAAATTTTGTGAAAGTAATATCTTTatcctatttttatttcattgggTTGATATGACAATACCCATTAGCCTTtgtagaaagagaagaaaaaaaaaattcaatctcaAGCTCATTATTTGATTATGAAAGACTTTACCAGCATAAAGTAGCTAgaggattaaaaaaagaagaagaggagaaaccaaataaaaatcaaatagacgactttttgttgtatttattctttttctttttggaccaGCATGCTTAAGAAACAGATCCTTTCCAATTTAAATGAACTTGAGAGTATTCAATTCTTTATAATGcatgggcatttttgtctttttatatttttttttacaaaaatgcccCTACACTAAAAGGAACCGAATACTCTCGTAACATGTTTTGGCCCATAATTAATGAGCTAAGCCAATTTGTGGCAATCCAAGAAATTGGTGCTCGTCTTATATATGAATGGAATTGGCGTATtgtattcaattattattatcatcattGTAAACCTTAAGATAAAGAGTACCGGACTGGTGGACTTCACACACAAAATACACCTTTCTCATTCAGAGCATCAACACAGAGAGGCATCCAAGCAAACTGATGCAGGCATGACGGAAAAATCCTATTTTGGGTTTAAGCAATGGAAGTATATATAAAAGGGAagatttttccttcaatttcaaGACTTAGCCGTTTTTTCATCCCAAATTTCGTAAACATTACCGTTTATTAATTATCATGTTAATTAGACTAGAAAATTCCGAAGGTTAATTTGAATTGCCTTAGCTTCTTTAGAGATTAGGTTCAATATTTGTTGGTGTTTCCTTCAATATTAGACTATTAGTTGGGACAATACCCAAGTTTAGAttgatgtatttatttatttcttcttgtATTTCTGTATTTTCTATTATAATGAGAAAAGgacaaatttgaaaatgaatattTGAGAATTACATTTGTTTTTCTAAGCTATGCATGGCTTGTTGATTTTATAGAATTGGAGTAATGCactaattcttttcttttatccaCGCTTCCCGTGTTGCCTCACAAACAATAACATCAATGGAGGCTTCATCTTCAAACAGTGTAGGTACCTGTTTTTCTCCATACCAATTTACACATGCTCATGCCATGAGCAAAATGAGAGAATATCATTTTACCAATTCTGACTGGACATCGCAGGTTGCTGTGACCTCTGCAGCAATGGTTTTGTTTTGCACCAAGTAGAACTCCGAAACAAAGTCATGATCATGCCAAGCGAAAGGCATTAAGGTTATGCTTTCTGTTGGAGCGGGTGCTGGGAGCTATACCAATTCCTTAATCAGAAATGTTAGGatcatattaaatcactacttattttaaaaatctatCAAAAGTTGAATCTTCCCGAGTTTTATCTTTATAGTTAAAAGGGATACCGCCTTTTATGATCTTGATCATTACAGGACTTTCGTCTCTCGTGATATTCTCTTTAATCCATCGTCTACTTGTTTATATAATTACATATGATCTAGTCTTGACAAAAAGAAAGCAATAAAAGGGTTTACAAATGTCTGATGAATTCTATTTCCAGACAACAAATTACATTGACCAACTCTCTTGGGAAACTATTTGCCAATCAGCAGTACCAATTTCATgattccaaaaaagaaaaagaaaaaagaagttttgTTTTACCTTCACTATCTAGGTGACATTGTGGAATAACTACATGTAGCATGAGAAGTCGAAGGATGGCTATTGACTGTGAAGGAGCTGAAGTGATTGTATTCTCTCTTCATTGCTCTGTATACATGATCCAGGCCTTCCTCAATCAGCTCCAGAACCGTCTGTGGCATCGGCGGCATGTTGATGTCAATTGATCCTTCCAACATCTTTACCACTTCCCCCATTGAAGGTCTCATGAAGACCTCATCCTGAATGCACCATAATGCAACTTTTAGAGCTCTTATgagctcttcttcttccactGCTCCTTCTAGTCGCCTATCTGCAACTTTTATTGGTGTCCCATTTGTCATCTCCTAAAATAGAGCCACATTGAATTATAACTATGTgtcattaattatgcaaagTTGATCTCAAAGTTAGATGTTGAAGGGTACCTTAAAAGCCCATCCGGGATAGAAGAAGTCCTCAGCATCGAATGACATGTCAAGATTTCTCCTTCCCCCAACAATCTCTAGAAGCAGCATTCCATAGCTGTAAACATCAGCCTTTACAGTTATAGGGCGGTTGCTAATCCACTCTGGAGCCAAATAGCCTCTGGTTCCTCTGACCATAGTGACAACTTGCGAGTGCTCTCTTCCCATCAACTTAGCGAGTCCAAAATCAGACACTTTAGGACAGAAATTCTCATCTAGCAAAATATTTTCCGGCTTGATGTCACAGTGTATTATTCGATTTCTGCACTGTTCATGGAAATAGGCAATCCCTTGTGCAGTAGCAACAGCTATATGGAAGCGAGTTGGCCAATCTAGTAGCCTGTCTCGGCAATTATACGAAGGAAAGATCCATTTGTCCAAGGACCCATTTTTCATGAACTCATAAACTAGAAGCCTGCAGAAACACCCCAATGTGATCAGccaaaataattacaaaaagttAAACTTCAAATCATGTCAATCTTTAATTCTGACGTGATCCAAAGATGTAGTATGTCAAAATGTCCACTTCAGCTCTAAACCATACCGATCAGAAAGCACCAAAAGATGGTATGTTATTAGCCAATGGACATTTTTAGATGCTATTTGCatcaaaaagtaacaaaaatgCCCGCGAGTTTCAGCTCGAATGGTCAATCGTTTGGTTAATATCACGAGATCATCTCGCTTGTTCGAGTCCTTACTCAACCAATCCACGGTTTTTGCGGGTGGAGTAGTGTATTTTGAGGTTTATCTGACAGGGATTGGTCACGAGTGACCCTGCCTTTGAAGGTTTCtgtcgttaaaaaaaaaaaaaaaaaagtaacgaAAATGATTGCCACGGAACATTACTCACCGGTGTGACGCCTCAGAACAGTATCCACAGAGTCGAACCAAGTTCATGTGATGCATGGAGCCTATAGTGTTCACTTCGGTTATAAATTCCTTCTCTCCATGAGGGAACACCCTTTCTAGTTTCTTTACTGCGATCAAAGTCCCATCTGCTAGGCTTCCTTTATATACACTCCCAAATCCCCCTGTAAAAGAAGCATTACGTTAGTAGTTAGTACAATATTCTCTGTTTCATTTCCTCTGTTCCTGGAAGTTAGCATTGAATTCTACCCCTCTATGCATACCTGTTCCTAGCAACTGGGAGAAATTCCACGTCCGGATTTGTAAATCACGGTAGCTAAAATTCAATGGAGCACCTTCCAAGATCAATGAGTTCTCCATGGCTCTCTTTAAAGCTCTTTTTCTATGAACATTGTAGTATAATAACAAACAAAGCAGCCCAATGAGAAATGTCATGCTAAGCACGATAGGAATAACCAAAACCTTCTCTCGCGTGCTACTCCCGGACCCTTCCGAAGAACCCCCAGAATTTCTTTCTGGCGTGTTCGAACCATTAGAGCTAACCTTCACGAAAAGGGTTGAACCAGCGTCCTCAAACCCACCAAAATCCAAGCTCTTCAACACCCAACAGTAAGGCGTCTCCTCATTGAGCGCATAGACAGAAGCAACACACTCACAATCTGATAAACAAGCATCCCCACACTTTGACACCGTTGAAACATCACTGTAATTTGCTATCACCGAAAAATCCGAATAGTAATAATTGGTTTGCTGCACCGTTGAAATCCTAAACTGGGATGTCGAATTTTCATTCCGGGAACCACATTTTCCGATCAACGACGAGTTCTCCGAGCACTGACTACCACCTTCTACCTTAAACGTACCCGGTAAACATGTACAAGAAGCATTAGTCTTGCTCCTATCCAAATTACATATCCCATTACCACAAATTCCAGCAATGTCACAAGGGTTGGAAACTGCAGCCCATTCTGGCATCCATTGGCGGGAGCCATTTATATCATCATCCCATCTATACAAACGTATGTTTCCATTAGTCTCAAGCGTCAATCTTCGAAGAACTGTTAATCTgcgttagaatataaattaaataattaaattaatcatttcttattaagttaaacttttaaaaaataagtggCGAATTAGCAATTACCGGGTTGATTGGTTTGAGGGTGCTGATAATCCTCTTCCATCACCATCATTCTTATGCACATACACAGCACCATCCGATGATTCCCCATAAACAATTCCAAAGCTTCCTGCTTCATCTAAGACTGCAACAACGTCTCCGGTCACATTTGATATATCGGGTCCTTGCCAGTAGGAATAGTTGGAGTAAGACTCCGGCAAGTTGTCATAATTTTCCGGCAAATTGTACGTCAAAGCAAGGCTTAGTGAAGTGGGTTGTTGAAGCATTTTGAGGGTGTAATAGCCACCGTGTGAGGCTGACGTAGATGTCGTTAGCTCCAGCGAGACAGTTAGGGGTTGGTTTGGGAGGAGAGTGTCAGACGGGTGTGAAAAACTCTGCCATACAGTGTACTTGTATGTGTCGTAGAGGATGAAGTTGCCGGTCTCTGACATGGCCGCGAATTGTACGCTTGCGCCGGAGGTGTTGGACATCCAGACGGTGGTGTCGCCTTCGGTGAGGACAAGGTTTCCGGTGGTAT contains the following coding sequences:
- the LOC133862631 gene encoding G-type lectin S-receptor-like serine/threonine-protein kinase At5g24080, with translation MTTTSSSYWILFYLVLASFGDCMGSQIGLGSRLLAREDRAWMSDNGTFAFGFTPEDGRHDQFQIAIWFAELPGDRIIVWSARNSRPVTNNAILELDTTGNLVLTEGDTTVWMSNTSGASVQFAAMSETGNFILYDTYKYTVWQSFSHPSDTLLPNQPLTVSLELTTSTSASHGGYYTLKMLQQPTSLSLALTYNLPENYDNLPESYSNYSYWQGPDISNVTGDVVAVLDEAGSFGIVYGESSDGAVYVHKNDGDGRGLSAPSNQSTRLTVLRRLTLETNGNIRLYRWDDDINGSRQWMPEWAAVSNPCDIAGICGNGICNLDRSKTNASCTCLPGTFKVEGGSQCSENSSLIGKCGSRNENSTSQFRISTVQQTNYYYSDFSVIANYSDVSTVSKCGDACLSDCECVASVYALNEETPYCWVLKSLDFGGFEDAGSTLFVKVSSNGSNTPERNSGGSSEGSGSSTREKVLVIPIVLSMTFLIGLLCLLLYYNVHRKRALKRAMENSLILEGAPLNFSYRDLQIRTWNFSQLLGTGGFGSVYKGSLADGTLIAVKKLERVFPHGEKEFITEVNTIGSMHHMNLVRLCGYCSEASHRLLVYEFMKNGSLDKWIFPSYNCRDRLLDWPTRFHIAVATAQGIAYFHEQCRNRIIHCDIKPENILLDENFCPKVSDFGLAKLMGREHSQVVTMVRGTRGYLAPEWISNRPITVKADVYSYGMLLLEIVGGRRNLDMSFDAEDFFYPGWAFKEMTNGTPIKVADRRLEGAVEEEELIRALKVALWCIQDEVFMRPSMGEVVKMLEGSIDINMPPMPQTVLELIEEGLDHVYRAMKREYNHFSSFTVNSHPSTSHATCSYSTMSPR